A genome region from Schistocerca nitens isolate TAMUIC-IGC-003100 chromosome 4, iqSchNite1.1, whole genome shotgun sequence includes the following:
- the LOC126251923 gene encoding S-phase kinase-associated protein 1, with the protein MPNIKLQSSDGEVFEVDVEIAKCSVTIKTMLEDLGMDEDDEEVVPLPNVNSAILKKVIQWATYHKDDPPPPEDDENKEKRTDDISSWDADFLKVDQGTLFELILAANYLDIKGLLDVTCKTVANMIKGKTPEEIRKTFNIKNDFTASEEEQVRKENEWCEEK; encoded by the exons ATGCCGAATATAAAACTGCAAAGCTCTGATGGCGAAGTTTTTGAGGTTGACGTTGAAATAGCGAAGTGTTCAGTAACAATTAAAACCATGTTGGAAGATCTTG GAAtggatgaagatgatgaagaagttgttcCTCTGCCAAATGTGAACTCTGCAATCTTGAAAAAAGTGATTCAGTGGGCTACTTACCATAAGGATGACCCTCCTCCACCAGAAGATGATGAAaataaggaaaagagaacagatgaTATCAGTTCATGGGATGCAGATTTCTTGAAAGTTGATCAAGGAACACTGTTTGAATTGATACTG GCAGCAAATTATCTCGACATAAAGGGTCTGCTTGATGTCACATGCAAGACTGTTGCTAACATGATAAAAGGCAAAACTCCGGAGGAGATACGCAAAACCTTCAACATAAAGAATGATTTTACTGCTAGCGAAGAAGAACAAGTCCGCAAAGAAAATGAGTGGTGTGAGGAGAAGTAA